The DNA window GGAAGCATTCCAGGAAGAGAGGACTGCAGGGAGAGAGCAGTTAAGTAGAAATTACCTCAGTGTACTGGGACAGACAGCAGGATGTCAAGGCAGTGGTGGAGATGTCAAAGACAAGTCTCAGGCACCCTCAGGACAGCCACTCTCACTCAGTCCTCACTCAGTCTTCACTCAGTCCTCACTCAGTCCTCAAAGCCTTTACCCTGGCTTTCTGTCGTTCCGGGAGCCCTTCTAAGCCAGTCGTGAAAGGTAAAAATATGTCAGATAGTCACAGGAAACGCTGAAtaaaaagggaagggagatatGCCCTCACCCACAAACCCCACTGTGTGCTCGCAAGCAGAGCACCAGACCGCTGTCAGACTCAGTCCCTGAAGTCTAGGTGTAGGTTTTTTCACAGAGCGTTGTTAGACAAACAAGTCTCTTTCCTGACACTTCTTGCTCCGTGATGCCCCACCTCTTGTAGGGTTTCCCTTGGTTTTGCTGCCTGTTGCTTTTATAGCGACATTTGTAGTGACATAACGACGTCTATGCTGATGTCTATAGTCTGTAGTGAAGTAATGGCATCTGGAAAGGGCTCTCATTGGTCCCGCTGCCTTCTGCTCTGCAATGTGAcgacttttgtttcctttctgtttttcaggAATGTTTACCCTTGCGGAAGTTGCTTCACTTAATGACATTCAGCCAACTTACCGAATCCTGAAGCCATGGTGGGACGTGTTTATGGATTACCTGGCGGTCGTTATGCTGATGGTAGCCATCTTCGCAGGGACCATGCAACTTACCAAAGATCAGGTGGTCTGTTTGCCAGTGTTGCCGTCGCCTGCAAATTCAAAGGCGCACACACCACCCGGAAATGCTGACGTCACCACTGAAGTCCCCAGGATGGAAACAGCCACACACCAAGACCAAAACGGGCAGACGACGATGACGAATGACGTTGCCTTTGGCACATCTGCTGTGACCCCTGACATACCTCTCCAAGCCACCCATCCTCACACAGAGTCCACCTTTCCCAATCAGGaggtgaagaaagagaagagagacccAACGGGCCGAAAAACCAACTTGGATTTTCAGCAGTACGTATTTATCAATCAGATGTGTTACCATCTGGCCCTCCCTTGGTACTCCAAGTACTTTCCGTACCTTGCCCTTATACACACCATCATCCTTATGGTCAGTAGCAACTTTTGGTTCAAATATCCCAAGACGTGCTCCAAGGTGGAGCATTTCGTTTCAATATTAGGAAAGTGTTTTGAATCTCCCTGGACTACTAAGGCACTGTCGGAGACGGCCTGTGAAGATTCTGAGGAGAACAAGCAGCGGATAACGGGCGCCCAGACCCTGCCGAAGCACGTGTCCACCAGCAGTGACGAGGGGAGCCCCAGCGCCAGCACCCCCATGATCAACAAAACCGGCTTCAAGTTCTCGGCGGAGAAACCGGTGATCGAGGTTCCCAGCATGACCATCCTGGACAAGAAAGACGGGGAGCAGGCCAAAGCCCTGTTTGAGAAAGTGAGGAAATTCCGCGCCCACGTGGAAGACAGTGACTTGATCTATAAGCTCTATGTGGTCCAAACACTCATCAAAACTGCCAAGTTCATTTTTATCCTCTGCTACACTGCGAACTTTGTCAACGCCATCAGCTTCGAGCACGTCTGCAAGCCAAAAGTCGAGCACCTCACGGGGTACGAGGTGTTCGAGTGCACTCACAATATGGCCTACATGTTGAAAAAGCTGCTCATCAGCTACATCTCCATCATCTGCGTCTATGGCTTCATCTGCCTCTACACTCTCTTCTGGTTATTCAGGATCCCTCTGAAGGAGTACTCGTTTGAGAAAGTCCGGGAGGAAAGCAGCTTCAGCGACATCCCGGATGTCAAGAACGACTTTGCGTTCCTTCTGCACATGGTTGACCAGTACGACCAGCTCTATTCCAAGCGTTTCGGTGTGTTCTTATCCGAAGTCAGTGAGAACAAACTGAGGGAGATCAGCCTGAACCATGAATGGACTTTCGAGAAACTCAGGCAGCACGTGTCTCGCAATGCTCAGGACAAGCAGGAGCTGCACCTGTTCATGCTGTCCGGGGTGCCCGACGCTGTCTTTGACCTCACAGACCTGGATGTGCTAAAACTTGAACTGATCCCCGAAGCAAAAATTCCTGCCAAGATCTCTCAGATGACTAACCTCCAAGAGCTCCACCTCTGCCACTGCCCTGCAAAGGTGGAACAGACTGCCTTTAGCTTCCTCCGAGATCACTTGAGATGCCTTCACGTGAAGTTCACTGATGTGGCTGAGATCCCCGCCTGGGTGTATCTGCTCAAAAACCTGCGGGAGCTGTACTTAATAGGCAATTTGAACTCAGAGAACAATAAGATGATCGGACTGGAGTCTCTGCGAGAGCTGCGGCACCTTAAGATCCTCCACGTGAAGAGTAACCTGACCAAAGTTCCCTCCAACATCACCGATGTGGCTCCACACCTCACGAAGCTCGTCATCCACAACGACGGGACCAAGCTCTTGGTCCTGAACAGCCTGAAGAAGATGATGAACGTGGCCGAGCTGGAGCTGCAGAACTGTGAGCTGGAGAGAATCCCGCACGCCATTTTCAGCCTCTCTAACCTGCAGGAGCTGGACTTAAAGTCAAACAACATCCGGACGATCGAGGAGATCATCAGCTTCCAACATCTGAAGCGACTGACTTGCTTAAAACTGTGGCACAATAAAATTGTGGCCATCCCACCCTCCATTACCCACGTCAAGAACCTGGAGTCGCTCTACTTCTCCAACAACAAGCTCGAGTCCTTACCGGTGGCAGTGTTTAGTTTACAGAAACTCAGATGCTTAGATGTCAGCTATAACAACATTTCCACGATCCCCATAGAGATAGGTTTGCTCCAGAACCTGCAGCATTTGCACATCACAGGGAACAAGGTGGACATTCTGCCAAAACAGTTGTTTAAGTGCGTGAAGTTGAGGACTTTGAACCTAGGGCAGAACTGTATCGCCTCCCTGCCTGAGAAAATCAGTCAGCTCACCCAGCTGACTCAGCTGGAGCTGAAGGGCAACTGCCTGGACCGCCTGCCAGCCCAGCTGGGCCAGTGTCGCATGCTCAAGAAGAGCGGGCTTGTTGTAGAAGACCAACTGTTTGACACGCTGCCACTAGAAGTCAAAGAGGCATTGAATCAAGATGTCAATGTCCCCTTTGCAAACGGGATTTGAACTAAGCGAATGCGGGCACACCCACATGCGTGCGGGGACACCTCCCTAGATTGCAGATGCTCACGTGCAAGTTATTACAAGATAACGCATTTTAGGAGTAGATAAGCCCTTCAAACACGATGCACAGAGGCTGGTAGCAGACGAAACCGAATGTTCCATGTTTGTAGCATTTTAAGTCATTCGTttccagatattttctttactttttgggtatttttttggggggtgggattgttttgtttcttcctcctcctcctcctccccccctcctccccctgctcctcctcctcctctttctggggaaagggaaggaaaaatcaCAGTCACCGATCtcagttctttttaaattgtaagtCGGATGCGGCTGCTGGCTGAATGTTTACACATTGCTTGCCTGCTAAAGTAAATGATTAAATTGACTTTCTTCTTACTACATtgcagttttttggttttgttttgttctttctttctttctttctttctttctttctttctttctttcttgaggtgtcatgatttattttttgcttaACTGGTGCAATATTGCTTAACCTTGGATCGTTGAAGACACAAAAGGGGCCAAACTCATAATCTTAGGTTTGCTAAAATATTGACTTCTCTACTGTTTTAACTTAAAGCAAGTGAATGGAGCTTCCTGGAGCATTGGATGGTACTGTACCTCTTCGAATCCCACAGCAGACTTCACAGTCTTGACGGCCTGGAATGAAGTAGAGTGTGTGGTGTGTCAAGACTCTTTGATTGTTTCTTAAAacaaatgctaaaaataaaataacacatccTTTAATAGTCACTTTATGTGCATAGGCTGGAGTTTTGGTTATACATGGTACACTTTTGGGCCAATATAATAGGATTTCCAATgaatagaaaatgtgttttaaaaataaatttataacaataaaataagtttatCTAAATCTTAGTAGTTCACAACCTTTCTTGGGACCAGCATTTGGAATATAAACAGATTTACCTTTTCATGATGGTTTCAGTGAGGGGCTGTTGGAGATCGGGTGTGAGCAGAAGGACTTGTAATTCATTGAGCTGGAAGATGCCTGGCTTTAATTCCCATTTTAGTGGCAAATTGTATTTCCTATGTTTgtctgtgaggaggaggaggagtatgAGGATGGTCTGCTGAAGGTTATAATTCTTTAACTCACAAAATGTCTGAATCAGCCTGTCACCTATTTAGATTTTAGCTGGGTAGCTCACAGACCTTCTACAAGAATggcctttccctctcccccttcttttccctcccttccatcctcctttcctttctatgacaaggtctccttttctttccctgcctctaTCCTTGTAGGTAGACAGTGTCTTGAAGCACATGTTGGCCTCGGGCCCTTTATCTCCTGAGTGCGGGGACTATACCATCATGGCATCTGGTTGGGCTGTATTGAGGCTCACCGTTAGGGTTCTGTGCATGCTAGGAGAGTGCTCTGCCCACTGAGCTCCATTGCCAGCCTTCCCCCCTGTAGCCTGGCTAGCCTGGACCTGCTTgggtagactaggatggcctccAGACTTGGATCTGGCTGGCTTGTATAGATGTAGCCACTACAGTTGGCAAGAGCAGAAAGCTGGTCAACATCCTGTCCTTTCCTGTCAGGCTGGACTTCTCCCTGACCGTTCATCGTAACTTGGAAGCTGGGGGAAGATGGGCATACACGGATGTTTTCCTCCACAAAATGGCATTCTGGGGGAAATGGCATACGCCCAGGGACCATAAATCTTTGCACACTGGAGAACTTGGAAGCAGTGCCCCATTAACAGGTCAGTAGCCACTGTCACTGGGTTAGGAAATGTTTGCACCCTGGCTGGCTGTCCGTTCTCTTCCTAAAAGGCTTGAGGGACCGGGTTTACGAAAGGTCAAGCCTAGAAAATCAGAACAGCCGTACAAGCCTCCTGCGTACACGCCTTCCCTTTCTCTCCGTGTTTACCTGAGTTGCCTGTGCCTGCTTGTGCTTAGATGATAAAAGAGAGTCCGTGTTCCAGGAAGACACGGGCCGTGGTTTCCTGGAGCCAGGCAGGAGGAAATGGGGATGTGCGGACAGTGGTGATGCTGGATTACAGCTGCTCTCCAGAGGATGCACTACGGTCAGTGCTCAccgcccgccccgccccaccctccTGGTGTCTCCCGGAGCGCACTTCCGGTGTCTCGCTCCTGCTGCTGTTCTGCCGCTCAGTAAGCACCTGAAGCTGGTGGAGCATTgctttttcttctattgttttgaTTCGGTTCAGTATTTTAAAGAGGGCAGAGTCCAATGGTGACGTCAGCAAGCCAGGTCTTAGGATCTTTTCTTTACAAGCTAGaacacctttctctctctctctctctctctctctctctctctctctctctctctctctctctcctctccagcataatttttttccttctctttttcactAACNNNNNNNNNNNNNNNNNNNNNNNNNNNNNNNNNNNNNNNNNNNNNNNNNNNtctctctctctctcctctctctcctctctctcctctctccctttctctccctctccctctctctctctctctctctctctcctctctcctctctctttctcctctctctcttcctctctctctcctctctcctctctctctctctccctaatgATACTTTTATCACAATGTGGAGTGTGCGTTCACACTGACGGTGGTGAATGTGAAGAGCTGACAGCTTTGGGGCCTTCTTCCGTGAATCTTGGATGTTGACCTTGTCAGATATGTGTGATGGTAcatgtctttcatcccagcatgtcggaggcagaggcaggcaggtccctCTGAGGTGAGTGTACTAAATTCCAGGCCAGGCGCGGCTAGGTAGTGAGAGCCTGTTTCGTTCTGTTTTACGGATTGAAAACGTGAATCCCAGTGAAAAGACACACTCATGCTGGGGTCCTTGATGGGTGTGTGTAGGAAGTGGGGGGTGAGATCataggattgaactcaggccacgAGGTTACAGAGCAAGCGGCCTTACTAGATGaagcatctcaccagcctgctattactttttgagacatggcctcttgctgaacctggaactcatgctTTAGGCTAAGCTGGTTGGCCAGGTAAACTCCAGGGACCTGCTTGTCACTGTCCCCACAGAGCATGCCACTGTGGACAGTTTCTGTGGGTGCTGTGTATCTGACCTGTGGGCCTCGGGGTTACATAGTAAACATTTCAgtgactgagctatctctccagttctctGTGCTGACTGTAAATAGCAGAAATGGCAGGACGCCATGGCTGGCTTGCCTTTCAGCAAAAAGCCAGTCTGCAGAGACAGTAATCAGCACAACATCCAAAGCTGGGCACTGGCCTCTCTGCCCCCGGCGTCTGCTGCCTAATCACTCAGAACTGATGGGCGCTAGATGCCCTCAAACAGTAGCAAGGGGCACCTTTTCTCTTACCCAGGTTCTATTAACTTTATCAGCTCTTAATAATGCCCCTGAATTCGCAAGAGCTCACGGTCAATTGATTTAAATGCCACCTCCCATGGCACTGTTTGCAAACAGCAACATTCTGAGGGAGACTTAACTGCAAAACACTGATTCATCTAAAGACTTCAGTCGCACTGGAGTCTCAGTCAAACAGAAGGAACCTGGGCCTCGGCGTCCTGTGAGTCCGTGAATCCTTGTGACAGACAGTGTGTTAGTGTTGTACACACCAGACATGGGGAAAGCAAGTCAGACATGTTTTGGCTTAACAGTGTTTTGTCTTTCTCCAAAGTCCCTTGAGCTCTGAAGAACTGGTTTTATCTGGCCCTTGTACATCCTTGGCAAGCAGTGAGTGGACCCTTAGCCACTGACAAAAAATGactttgaagttttgttttgcttcgagacaggtttttctgtggCTCAATCTGCCTTCTAACTCAAAATGTAGCCAAGAATGGTCTCGAACATGGGACTCTTACTGTCTCCCCCTCCCGAGTGCTAGAGCTACAAATGAGCACCTCAAATCCCACAGACTCAGTGGTGTGGATGGTGTGCGTGCTAAGGACTCTGTGTACATCTCAAGCCCCTAAGGTGTGTTTAAATCCTCCATGTTTAAGTGAAGCCTACAAAGTCGTAGAGAACATACTTTTCTCCTGATTACCCCATCCCACCCTGAACATAAGACTGGCTTTCTCAGTTCAGAAAGGTAAAGCTTCAAGTCCTTACAGGGGCCACGATGTTAGTAATGGAGGCCGAGTAACCTAAGAGTAGGCAGAGAGAGTTCATTGTTTAGAATTTGCGGCCAGCAGGCCCTGACGTACAGACTTTTCAGGTAtgaggggggggcggggggggcttTCTATTGTAAGTCTCTGGTGCCTTTTGTAACTGCCTCCCCTGGTTTCCACATTAACCAATAACCAGACCCTTCACGTTGCCGATGGCAGTGAACTCCAAAGTGCCCTTGACTGCCCATTTACCTTGCTGAAGTGAAGCCAGAGGGCCGTCCTCCTGCCGATCCCAGCAGGACTTTCATCAGTAATTCATTCCAGCAAAATGGCCCCTTTATTAGTTGAACTCCCCAAACAAAGGCCGGGCAAAGCAAAAGCCCTTTCATAACGAGAAGGGAACAAAACCATGGAAACAAGTTCCCCGAATGTCCTCTAACTTAGGACTACCACACAGAGTGGTCCTGTCTGGTCCTGGCCAGCTGTGGCTCTCCTAGAGAGTTGTACCTGCTGGAGGCTGGGACAGGCTGGAACAAGAGCTTGAGACCAGCAGACACCAATGACCTACTTGACCGGTGGGGTTTTGTTGCTGtagtttggttgttgttttgttgagggTCAGACCCAGGCTCTCTCCATGGTAAGTACATTCTCTACCTCTGAGGTGTACTGCCAGACTCCTTTATGAGTTGGTTTTGATAAAGTCACAATATttagtcaggctggcctcaagcttggaTTCCTGAGTGTAGGAAATCTGGGTGTGTGTTGTCACACATGGCTAAATACAGTGCACAGATGAGATTGTCCAATACAAAGTTTCCCTTTCTCATGGGCTTGGGTGAGGTCCTTCACCTGGAGTCAGCCACATGTTCTTGTCTCCCACATTACCTTGGCTAAATACAATGCACAGTTGAGACTGTCCGACACAAAGTTTCCCTTTCATTCTTGTCTCCCACGTTGCCCTGGGAACCCTGAAGGTGAGTGCCACCCCAGCACTGTGACAGTACCTCCCTTACTCCTAAGATTCAGTCTGGAGTGAGTTCTTACACTGCAAATCTGCCCCAGTCCCAGCTCAGGCTACTGGAACTCAAGCCTCAGTTCCTGCATCATAAGCAGGAGGCAGTGTTACCCCATGGCAGTGTTTCCCACACAGGTTTTTCCTTTTAAGGAGTATGGGTGAGTTGaatgaagtgtgtcacttggtGTTATACCTGTCAGTAAGCACTCAGTACTAACCTGATTATTTTTACACACACCTACAACAAAGGCTGGGGCTGTCCTTGATGTGCATTCTCTTCCTTTGTGAATTTTTCCTTGGCAATCTGAACACGGAATAAAACCATGgattaaataaactctttttcccAGCCCTTTGTGGGACTAAATGTGACTGTGCAGTTGAATTCTAATTAAATGGGGTGGAGCCTTAAAGGAAGGGACATGCCACCTGCTATCCCATGTGTGATGTTTAAAACACAGATAGGAATTCATTCAGGTCTGAATATAGACTAACATGGCCTGCGAGCGCAGTAGAAGCCACCCGGGGTCAAGGAGCAGGGTTTCATAAAAGAGGAGCAAACCTCTGTTGAGAGCTGTTACTGGGCCGGAGGGGTGGTGGTTGGTGCACAGGGTGGGGTTGCAGGAGGGGCCTGGGTGTCCCAGTGGTTCTGGAGTGAGTTAGAAATGGGGGCATCTCATGTCTCTTTCCAGGCTGAATTCAAGTGTGTATTTTAAGGTTAATGTACAGGAAGGGGGCTGTAGCAGTAGACCAGTTGCCGAGCACACACAGGGCCCTGGGTTCGACCCTTTGCACTGAAAATAAGTGATGAAGTTTGAGGAGCATTGTCCTGAGTGTGGAGACCCAGGCTTGACAGGCAAAGGCAGGCGCTTGCCTCTGAGCCTGTGAACTGAGGTCATTCCCCGGGATCCATGGTaggagaaccaacttctgcaagttgttctctgccctCTACAGGTGTGCtgttgcacatgtgtatgcacgcaTGGTCAAAACAACTCtgtatgacttttaaaaagtagaccGGAGGATGGCGTTGGCATTTCCAGCTGTGGAATATATTTGGGAATTTATCAGTACGTGTGGCTTACACCTCCTTCCACACTTACATTTGCTCCTGCTGGCCCTTGTGGTCATTGCATCACCATAGTGACCATAGAGCTACTCAGACTGCTGTGGATGACTTGCCTTCAAGGAGGCAATACACATGTCCACCCAGCTGTGGCAAAGCAAGAGATAACCTAGAAGTGCCACCAGCAGCGGGGACCTCCACCTGCGTGACTTGGCTGCAGAACCAGTAAAGCTGTGCTTTGAAAAGATTAAGCCACACCTGAGGATGGGCGGGCAGGCTGcttttttgtctctcttttttttttttttttttcaaagttttttatGAGTATGAGCATCTTGtctacatttatgtctgtgcactgtatgcattcctggtgctggaggagtctAGAAGAGGCTGCTGGACCCCCTGCCACTAGAGTTAaaaggcagttgtaagccactgcgtgggtgctgggaactgaaccagcgTCCCCTGcagaagcatctctccagccccactgtgggCTTCTGAAAGGAGAGTCACACCTTTAAGTGTCTGAGCAATTTAATATACCATTTTGATTGctcttaaattataattaaaagggTCAGTAGGGGGCTATAGTGACATGAAagagcactcaagaggcagatgcAAGCAGATCtgtctgagctccaggccagccagggctgcatattgagaagactatctcaaaaataaacaataaaacgtTTTAACCTACTCAGGAGTGTGAGATTTGAAGGTTCTATAACTGCCCCAGTGACGTGCACACTTGTACAAAGCTCtaaacccacccacccccacccccgacacacTTCACAGGCCCAGCTGACCATGGAATGTCCCTGG is part of the Mus pahari chromosome 13, PAHARI_EIJ_v1.1, whole genome shotgun sequence genome and encodes:
- the Lrrc8d gene encoding volume-regulated anion channel subunit LRRC8D, with product MFTLAEVASLNDIQPTYRILKPWWDVFMDYLAVVMLMVAIFAGTMQLTKDQVVCLPVLPSPANSKAHTPPGNADVTTEVPRMETATHQDQNGQTTMTNDVAFGTSAVTPDIPLQATHPHTESTFPNQEVKKEKRDPTGRKTNLDFQQYVFINQMCYHLALPWYSKYFPYLALIHTIILMVSSNFWFKYPKTCSKVEHFVSILGKCFESPWTTKALSETACEDSEENKQRITGAQTLPKHVSTSSDEGSPSASTPMINKTGFKFSAEKPVIEVPSMTILDKKDGEQAKALFEKVRKFRAHVEDSDLIYKLYVVQTLIKTAKFIFILCYTANFVNAISFEHVCKPKVEHLTGYEVFECTHNMAYMLKKLLISYISIICVYGFICLYTLFWLFRIPLKEYSFEKVREESSFSDIPDVKNDFAFLLHMVDQYDQLYSKRFGVFLSEVSENKLREISLNHEWTFEKLRQHVSRNAQDKQELHLFMLSGVPDAVFDLTDLDVLKLELIPEAKIPAKISQMTNLQELHLCHCPAKVEQTAFSFLRDHLRCLHVKFTDVAEIPAWVYLLKNLRELYLIGNLNSENNKMIGLESLRELRHLKILHVKSNLTKVPSNITDVAPHLTKLVIHNDGTKLLVLNSLKKMMNVAELELQNCELERIPHAIFSLSNLQELDLKSNNIRTIEEIISFQHLKRLTCLKLWHNKIVAIPPSITHVKNLESLYFSNNKLESLPVAVFSLQKLRCLDVSYNNISTIPIEIGLLQNLQHLHITGNKVDILPKQLFKCVKLRTLNLGQNCIASLPEKISQLTQLTQLELKGNCLDRLPAQLGQCRMLKKSGLVVEDQLFDTLPLEVKEALNQDVNVPFANGI